GGCAGCCCAGTTCGCGGGTGCGGCTATGTAATGGGTCTGCTGTCTTTGGCTGTGTTAATTGCCCCAGGCTGTGAAATCGCGGTCGAGCAACCCGAAACAAAACCGCCAGCAATTAAAGTTCCTCCGGCCCAAGCGGCCCTAGTTGGCTTAGGCGCGAAGTTGGAAACACAGCAGGCCGAAGCAGCGGCTGCGAAACCATCGGCTGTCGACCAGCACCCTGCCCAACAGCGCGGTGTGGAATCTCTGTCCCGAGTTGAAGTCAAGCCCCAGCCGCGACGGGATGAATTATTATTAGCCGCCGACGACCAGCCGGTAAATGATCGGCGGGCTGGTGCCCCCAAATCAAAGTTCGACGTGCCGCAAGCGGTCGATCAAATTGCTTTGGAAATTCGCGATGCCCTCCAGCTGCACAAAACACTCGTCGTGTTGCTCTTGGAACAGACGTCTCGGGCTGAATCGCTGGCAGGTCAAGTGGCCGATCAGTTCGATCACATATTTCATGAACTGGGAACTTCACAGCCGGGTCGTTTGGAAGTGGCTGTAGTGGGTTACAGCAACGAAGTGAATTTGATCGCACCCGATCCGACTGGCGATGTTGCCCAAATCGAAGTGTCACTGTCTACGGCGAAAGAAACCAAAGGCGATAAGGCCGCCCTGTTTGCCGCCGTAAATCGGGCGGTGGAAAAGTTTTTGTCCTATCGAATGCACGGTGACGAGGTGATCTTTGTCGTGGCGGGAAATTCGCCGGCAGACGATCTGGACATGGCCGACGCCGCAATCAAATCGCTCAAGAAAGCAGCGGTGCCGGTGTACGGCATCGGCCCGGCGCTACCGTTCGGTTCGCCCCGATTCAAAGTCGCGGCCCAACGTCGGGCAACAAGTACGGGCGAAAACGATCGGCAATACGAATCCCTCTTTCCTGAGCGAATTCAATTGTCGCTGTCGGGCAATCAGAATACGGCCGATTTGAACGACTCCGGCTATGGTTCTTTCGGCGTAGAACGGCTTTGCCGGCAGACCGAAGGCAATTTCTTTCGGCTCCACACTGCCAGGCCGCAGGGTTGGGCAGTTGATCCCAGCGCTGGCGACATCAAGGGCGAACTGCTGGCGAAGTACGCGCCCGACTATGTCGACGAA
This Pirellulales bacterium DNA region includes the following protein-coding sequences:
- a CDS encoding vWA domain-containing protein, with amino-acid sequence MHIKSGSPVRGCGYVMGLLSLAVLIAPGCEIAVEQPETKPPAIKVPPAQAALVGLGAKLETQQAEAAAAKPSAVDQHPAQQRGVESLSRVEVKPQPRRDELLLAADDQPVNDRRAGAPKSKFDVPQAVDQIALEIRDALQLHKTLVVLLLEQTSRAESLAGQVADQFDHIFHELGTSQPGRLEVAVVGYSNEVNLIAPDPTGDVAQIEVSLSTAKETKGDKAALFAAVNRAVEKFLSYRMHGDEVIFVVAGNSPADDLDMADAAIKSLKKAAVPVYGIGPALPFGSPRFKVAAQRRATSTGENDRQYESLFPERIQLSLSGNQNTADLNDSGYGSFGVERLCRQTEGNFFRLHTARPQGWAVDPSAGDIKGELLAKYAPDYVDEAQYQHLLDENKCRLALHNAAMLPPAEGLGQVTTDFPKQKDEAALAKMITNAQKAAAIDDQPLQRLYDALVAGEADRPKLTGARWQAGYDLAMGQVLAAKARLDGYNAILAIIKQGKAFANPDSTNWVLEPANENAAGSVLDKMAKKSRTYLQRVVDDHPGTPWAAVAERELRYPAGWKLEEK